One Arachis hypogaea cultivar Tifrunner chromosome 18, arahy.Tifrunner.gnm2.J5K5, whole genome shotgun sequence genomic window, ATTTACTACTATCAGAACCTAATCCTCATATAATTTCATGTCCAAACAATTTTATTATAACAATTTTATctttacatttatttattttttcactatttttttatttataatttttctctAAAGTTAATTGTAATTtaccttattattttttatttatgaatttttctttaaaattaattgtaaTTTTCCTCAAACATTTTGGATAAAACATAATTGTTTGATTATTTAGTAaaagttcaattttttttgtaatatatatgtttaatttatCTATTAATCATAACATTTATTTGAATAAAAGTAATTTATTAAATCTGGTAATACAGCattcatttatttatatttttattttgtactgGACATGGTACTATTCTTATtttcatgtaattttttttttctatttatataatgcaAGATGttaataaactattatatatatatatattatgtaatttttaatttCCATGCTTAACACGAGTTCATTCactagtagtaataataataataataataataatatgcaaGTACAAGTCATGGCGATAATAATATTATGCAAGTACAAGTTATGGCGATCCACTGGCACAAACTCCAATACTCTTTATACACAGTTACACGATTTCtcaactttttatattttatatttagaaaAATACGAGAagtcaatggaatatttatacaatgtgtataataaaAGTTTAAAGAGTATAGAGATAGAATTattagtgttacttttttttatcagctgaaacttttgagatgagtggtattataacatggtattagagcgctagatcTTAAAAGTCAAAAATTCGATCCTTGATAAACTTCAAAATTTGGATGATTATTTTAGATGGTATAAAAATGTTTATTTTGTAATTCAATAATCTACTGTACACATTATACACATTCTTCAAAACTATGAAAGGAATGGGCATTGATTCGATGCACCgagacaacaaaaaaaataataaaaaaagaaaattttgaaacaaacatgagTTAGATTGCAATGAGAACACGTCATTTTTTACCCCAATGTCATGTTTACTTCTTGTTAAAAAAAACCACCAATTCTCAGATAGCAATATAGCATAGCAGCAACAAAACGAAGAGGAAGAAAGCATAGCAAGAAgtgttttattaataatttaatataaacaaagttgaaaaaatttaaaactatatctttgtAGTTTATAAACTTATTTTAGATAAAttcctttctcttatttttttagtttatttttttatcaacaaaaaaaattattttcatacaAACTAGTGCTTATGATGAAATGATatctatatataaaattaaaatttttttatttaaaatacataaaTGTTACGTGGTGATTAGTTAAAAAGACTGAGGGTGAGACTGGAGAACAGAAATTTAGTATTGTATTTGGTTATTAGAAACATAACTTAGTTTAGAatatttcgatttttttttaattttagattttttggaCGTAGAGCTATAcatgtcatgaaaccactcattttaaaagtttaagctgatacgagaaaataatataaatgattatatttttaatatgaatttagatcttctaaattttgaatttcattttagagggtaaagtatgatctctcactatttattttataggtgaaataaaaaaaacataagaaaaaacattaaaaaatgagagatcacattttaggcccatttgaaaaattttaaatgtaacttttttgagttttttacttatgaaaaatagtagtattaatatctagtataatttttaaaaccaaattgcaGCTTTCTGAAAAGCTATTTAGGAGTTtataaagaagttaaaaaaatgacttttctcataatattactattttttatcacatttttataaaataagtatttttagaactaaaaatccaaatacaaaataacttatttaaaagttatttttaatataattatttattatttaaactatttttttaaaagaagctTAATTAAACTGTTACCCAAACTGAACATttatattctaaaataaaaatctaaaatttagaggatccagcTTCCTCTAACATGCTTATTAATATATCTTTTAAGACTACCTCCTCTTCCTCAAATTGTCTTTTGCCTGatattttgttcaaaaaatattttattgcaaattgcaatatttttttttaaaaaaaaaattccccCTTTGTTTGTGATGTTTCTCCAAAATTTATAGAGCATGAAAGGCGTTTGACTTTTCATACCTTtcagttcatttttttatttatttgaattttttttcactaTAAGAAAAAGAGTATTTTATCTCTTCCGTCGATATTTTTCGACGGCCTGCTGtcgatattattaaaaaatataattaaaataaaaatattaaaatcgacagcAAAGTTGTTGATTTTTTTGGTAATCCATCAACCATTCTCCTATTATCGACACATTGTCGATGGAGCGTGGGTGGAAAATAcgtttattttaaaatcgacgaACATagcgtctattttattatttaaaatatcgacatATTTTGTCGTCGATAAATTTAAACGGTCTTGatcactttttaaaattaaatgaatggtacagatttaatgtataaaatcgACGTCTAGAACGtcgttttttttcaaattaaaatcgaCGGGTATGATGTCGatttttatcaataaaataaatctcCCTCCACTCACTCCCCGCGTTTCCTTCATTTCCCCAAATTCACCATTTCAATTTTCATCCACCCTTATTTTACCCCTGAATTCACCTCGCATTCTTCAACCCTCCTTCTCCATCACTGCAGTCACTCCGCTGCTTCCGTCGCATCGCTGCTGCCGTCACTCCGCTGCTGCCGTTGCACCGCTGCTGCCATCGCTTCGTCTCTTTGCACCGTTGTTGTTGCTGCTCAATCAAAATTAGTTACTCACTTACTCTctcttctttgttcttcattgatctttcaTCAATTTTTTGGATAAAAGATTTGCTCAACATTACTACAGAATAGGTCTTTAAAGATTGATTTGGTACTAATCATTAATCTAATTTGGATCCTGAAGCAACTTAAAAAGCACAGAAGAACCTAGTATCTAATTTCTTCAATCCCTAATTTCTCAGATTCACTTCAAGTATTTTGTAGCATAAACTAAATATAGGTGTTGTTGCTTTTTGCATTTTGTGTAGGACTCAGATCTCTCTATTTCATTGCCTACATTCTGAACGGGTTGACTAGTTGTTTGCACTTATTAGATTTATTGCAAGATTTTACAATGACTAATTTGTTGCCATAAACTAACGATAGTTAAATCCTGGTCATgtttttttttgttctattttattttaatagctAATATGTGTCTAAGTTCTGTGCTAGCAGAAAACAAGTTCGCAGGGAAAAGTGGAGCCAAAATTGTTTGTATATGCTACTATGAGCAGGAAAACAACTGGTTTGTCCTTGCTtctttcatatattttatttttgcatgcTTATTTCATCCTGGCAATGTAATGATtatgttttttcattttttcttttgggCATACTTATGACTTTTCCTATATATCTTATATAAGTGCAATTTTTTATGTCATTTTGAAGTAAGCTTCTACCTTTATGTCATTTTGGATTtctcttgtttttaatttcaGTGAATGATCAACTAAGTTAGATGATTTAACTATTTTTATCTCTGTTCAATAAAGTGTATTGATGGATCTATGTTCTATTTGTGCTTAATATTTTTAACAGTGGGGTTCAATGAAGTGTATTGATGGATCTGTATTCAATGAAGTGTATTGATGCATGTCAAACACTTTGCTACAAACCCCTGAGCTGTGTTAATTTGATTTGATAGCTTAGGGCTATAAATTTGACCATCCCAGTTACTATTTTTCAGTGGCTTTGTGTTTTGTGATCACAAAGAGAATGGCATCCACTAATGAGACTGAAAATCTGGGTGAGAGTGATACTGTGAAGAACCTTAAACATGTTGAGAGGAAGCTTCTCAGATGCAATGTTCCTGTTGATGAGCTTCCTGAAGTGCTTGATGTAATGTCTTCTCTTCCCTTTTCttgaaatatttatatatgtttctGTTTCTGGTTGATTTTTGTGTCatgagttttattttgttttcttaattgATCATGGATTCCTTGTTCAGCTGAATGATTACTTGTTGATTGGAATTTTAGTTTCTGGTGTGAGTTCTTATTTTTGTTGTAATTATCTATGTCTTGCTCACAATTTGAACATTTTGTGTGTGAGTGTGTGTTTGGGAGTTCTAACATCCAAAGGATTAGTACATGCAAATTCTTGATAGTTtacaaaagaaattgaaaatcatCATTAGTATGATTGGTTTTTATTTAACTAGCATTTGCCCTTAGGATTTGATGGGGTTAATCTGTAATGGGTTAACCCAAAGTGGGTGTTTTCTTCttccaaaattattttttgcatttttttctcaTTATGAATAAAGGGAAACTTCCATCTTGGAAAACTCCTTTGGAGGTTCAATGTTTGACCTTTGAGATTTCAAATGACTCGCTATGCACCGAAATGTAGATGCTTAATAGCAAAGGTTTAATTTATGCTAGTTGAAAAAACCAAGTGGATTCGAGTAATGATGCGAATTCGGAATATAGTCATTGATCACAATGATTTTTTCCCAAGTTCAGAACAAATTTAGACAACACTATCACAAAAAGTGTTCCGTTGCCATGTAAACTGATTTCATTATTGGTTTTTGGCTTTGTAACTTTCAGAATCTGGACCTGGTACTATCAACAGTCAATCAATTACCAAGTGAGCCAATTCAGGAAGCACTTGTACCTTCCATGAAAGCATTGATTTCTGATGAACTTCTAAGGCACACAGATGAGGATGTTAAGATTTCGGTTACATCTTGCATTGCTGAGATTACAAGAATTACAGCCCCGGATACCCCTTACGACGATGAACAGATGAAGGTACTGATTGATTTTAGTCTAATGTAATTGTCATTTTTCATTCAAACAACTCTCTATTGATTTACTTGCTTACATGCAGCTCCTTGTGCCTCTGTTTCTCTTGATTTCATACCGTCCTTTTCAATTTGTCTGAACAATTTTGGTGCTAATTTTTTATTTGCTTTCCAGATTGAGGTCTCCAAGATGCATTTGGAAAGTGGGGATATTGGGACACCAAATGGGGCATTGGAAGAAGCTAAGGCGTTGAATTTAAGGATGAAGCGTAGTTGGAACCTAAGCAGCAAAGATATGTTGTTTAGAGCTAATAAGATTGATCTCAAGAGTTTGGATGATGAGCTAGAAAAGCACCTTACAAGGGTTCTGTCTAGACATATTGATGCCAAAAGGCCTAAATAAGAGTGGGAGATTGATTGTTGGAATATTATTTGTCATACTAATCAGAATGAATGATATTTGGTCCCCCACCCCCTTCTTTTGCAAAATGTAATGATTGGTATTAATTCACAAGGTCATGGTCTGAATTTTTGTTTCTAGACTTTGATATACTtggtttcttgtttttatttatattagtccAAACAAAGTAAATTCATTCTTCGTTTCCCAATTATGGAATATGTGCAAGTGGAGGAGCGACTAGTCTCTGTGGATGAATTGCtagatgctgataaggtcttctgcaCAGGGACAGCTGTGGTTGTGTCACCTGTAGGCAGTGTTACTTATCTTGGCAACAGGTATCTCTTGTGATTTACATCAAACAACTTTTATGCCGtgcattaattaataaattaagttAGGATGGAAaagcaaaacaaaatattttgGTAATAAGGAAGCAATTTGCCATCATTCACACCCTCATCCTCCATTCATCTTTAACAAAATATTGCACCACAAACTTTGTTAAAACATTCTAGTGATTGGCTATGCAATTTAGCTAGCTAAATGCTTATTAGGTAGGTATCTAGGAAAATAAATTGGAACCGATGATTGACATTATTAAACTACTGTAGGGTATCCTATGGAGAAGGTATTGGAGCAGTGTCCCAGCAACTCTATAGTGTCCTTACAAGACTACAGATGGGTATTACAGAGGATGTGATGAATTGGACTGTTGAGCTGAGATAGGCACATAAAGAAATAGCTGGCACTGCATCTTCGCTGAAATCCCGTGCAAATCTCCAATCACTAGAACTAGttcttttaaaattttgcttttggatatgaTTAGTTCTTGTGGATAGTCACTGGGGTGTGtgtattacttttaaaaaaaatatttttagtgattatataatagaatagctaGCAATGCTTTCAGCCTTTTTTTGGTATTGAACACACCACATTcttaagaattattttttaagCATGGTCTGAGCACTGATCTTGTTATAAGGCATTGCATCAAACATGTTCTGTTTGTATTGACTGTTAACAGTTGGACATTGCTTCATGACAATAATGAATAGAACACCTTAGTTTAGTTGAAGAAGTTGTACTGCTTTCAGCAGTAGGGCTTCTATTACAATCATTGCCTACATTGTTGTATCTTGGCCAccatcttttattattctttgcACATTCAATATGGTTTCCAGCTTTCCATTATTGATCTCTAAtgaattctttattttatttttatttttttcttttttctatttcagTTTCCAGACTATATTGATGCGTATCTGAGGTTAGCTGCAATCGCAAAGGCTCGAAACAACATCCTGTTAAGCATTGAGCTAGTACTAATATCCCTGATCTTACTTTTGTTGCTTCTATAATAATTGCATAGCTTCACAATTTCAGTTCTACTCTCTGTAGGTTCATGATGCGCTAAAGGTGAATGAAAAGTGTCCAAATCTTGATCCACTTGTTCAGATTTTGCCTAATTTTATGTCTTGAATACACTAGAATGTAATTAGCTtgtacataatatttttagataTGGTGTCAACATGCTCTAAAATGaaattattatgttaaaaatGTAACATGAACATTCTAGGCTGGTTATGTAATGCCTGCATAAAAAATTAATCTTTGGCCAGTTTATTCCAATGGAAATACTAGTATTCATTTATCTGAGGTCTAGTACTCTAATTACTATGAACCCGACCTGATTAATTGTTTATAAAAAATTGTTGAGTGAACAAGTGTTTTTATATTCAAGTTTTTAGAAGACTTTTATGTATTGTTTTTAGTGTTGATGTgcctatatatatttttatttttatatttaaaagtttatttgtcttgttatctaatattctgtataaattttatttatatatttaaaagtttttttgtATTAACGgtttactatttttcaaatagaaaaagaaaaattaaaacatataactattaaaatcgacggtAAAGTTGTcacttttaaaagttaaaatagacAAATCTAAACAATTAAATTGACGGTAACTGTGTcgattttattcaatcaaatatcgACGGCGTTGTCATCGATTTTATTAAACATATTATAGACAAAAGTGTTGTTGATTTTATTGAGTTAAATATCGACACAAAGgctgtcgattttattgaatcaattatCGACAAAGAAGACgtcgattttaaataataatatcgacagcaatgttgtcgattttattaGGAATGTAAAATTCTCACACCCATATTACAGACGGAACAAacgtcgattttattaaattattatcaacGGCCATgaaagccgtcgattttattagcattttgaaaaatcgacaagCTTTATAGCGACCAACTGCGCCGTCTATTTTGCCGTCGAATTTCAATATTATCAACGGCTAAGCCGTCGATTTGGCCGTCGATTTTAACGACGTTTCTTGTAGTGTTTGACAGATTAAGAAGTGGGCATTGATGCTTTGTGACTTCATTCAGAGGATATTTTATCAATTGACACTTTTCTTCACTTatcattatattttgttatttttttcttgtgtTATTTTGATTAATATTTATTATGATAGATGTTGTCCGTAGATTTGATTTGCACGTTTGTTAaagtctaataaaaaattttgaacctTTGTTCTTAGTCTCCAGAGATATTGTACTATAGGAAAATTATCACGTGTTCTCCTGACAAAACGGTGAACACGATGTTCATGGTACGATCAGGTAGCCAATAGTACTTTTGTCTTGTAGTTAGTGTTAAATGTCGAGAATGTCCACCCTTGTAGTAGTTGTCTGAAGGGATCAACTGAGGTAAAGAATGTTATTGGCTGATGACTTAAAagcatggttctgaaaatcggaccagACTGGCCGGTCGAATCGGTTCAACCGAAAACCGACACTAAAAGCAGTCTGGTCCGCTACCAATAattactggaaaaaaaaccgtTTGAAAACTGTCGAATCGGCCGAGAACCGATCGATTGGACCGGACCGGTAACTGGCCGGTTCGAATAAAACGACACCGTTttgttatttgaaaaaaaaactgaagcAGGCCCAAGTCTTCGTGAGCCATCCCCTTCTTCCCCAATCATTCGTGAATCGTCATAATCCTAGAGAACTCTCAAGCCAAGGAAAATCCTAGCCTTTCACCGTCGCCGTTCCCAGGTCCACAACGCTGCCGCTATCCCCAGGTCATCAGCGCCGTCGTCTTCATCTTCGCATGCTTCTCAGCACGGAACCCAGGTTAATGGCTTCTCGTCTTTATCTTCACTGATTGTTCGATCTTCTTCttggtttgaactttgaagttctgaaattgttgttctttggtcttcttcttcggtcttcttcttcaatttttgttccatttttaGTGTGACTGTTTTCTAATTGCTCAATGGCTCGATTGCTCTGTTAGTTTACTGATGGCTCTGTTAGTTTGTTACTCTGTTTTACTAGTTGCCGATGGctcctaatttttttgttcaaatttgctAATGTTTTTCACAGGTAACTGCAAGATCACTATTGAGGCCAAAAACTTCACATGCAAATTCGAATCAAACAGCACCGTAATCTCTCTCTCGAGAAACGGGAAGATAATAGTATCAGgtgtttattcatttatttttcggTTTGATGCGATTTTGctatttattcattatttatttaattttgccaTTTTTCTGCCCCTATAAACAGTGGCACAAGAAGAGTATGCGAACAATGGAAATGCTACTTGGGATTTAAATTCCGATGATAGAGGTAAGTGGTTTATATTTCCATGTGACTGTGATGTTAATTTTTTGCATGTGGATACCATACGAATTTGTGGAAATGATTATGGGAAAATGCATATATAACTTGAATTACTGTAATAGCATGACGCGAATTTAAGTCATTTGagcattcttttttgtttttgtcctGACGGAAAAGAGAAGAGCTTGTTAGTGTGTCTTATTTGGTTTTTTACTGTATAGAACATTTGTGTTTTGAAATGTTTCATAATGTGCTAAATGCTTAATGCTGTAGGTAGATTTTAGTGTTTTGTAGTTGCTGGTTTTGCTGGTTTTGGAATGCTGAATGCTGGTTTTGTTGAAATATTTTGGGTGAAGCTTTTTTTGTTACTCTGTTTTGgacttttggtttgtttgttgctgaatgctgtAGGCAGATTTTAGATATGGTCTTATTGATGAAGAAATTGATTTTTCATTGTGCTGCTATTTTTAATTTCGTATctgtttattaattttagttatggATAATAATATTAATCAAGAAGCAATTGCTGATAACAATGCATCTGTGCATTTGTGAATAATAACTTGCCCGTCAATTCTCCTATTTCGAATGAGGCTGCTAACGATAGTCAGTCACAAGGTTCTTCTAACAAATACCTGTCATGGAAGGTGTAATTTTTGGTCTGCTTATGCATACTAAAGGCTTCATTGAAATTATAGTACTCAACATTGGCTGGGAACAAAAGGTATATTTATATGATGCATGTTTtaactttttataaattaattcacGTATACCCATCATGCATATTATTGATTCAATTCATTATGTATGTATGTAGGTATTGGGCGATGAAGTATTTTCAATCATGGTTCCTGTAACAATTCTGATGACAACATCATCTCACACACAGTGGCATTGATCCACAAGCCAAGAAAAAGGCACATATCATACAAGAACAGAACAATGCAAAGTATAGGAACAGATATTTTATGTattgtttataatttatttattattttattttaaaacgatTTTTTCGGTTGAATCATCGGTTAGACCGGTTGgaccaataaaccagtaaaccagtCACTAGAatggtttgatgaccggtctaGTTTTTAgaaccttgcttaaaagaaattaagtgaaCGGAATTGTGTAGTAAATGGACCTCCCACATTTTATTCAAATCCAGTGAAGGAGAAGCTATTCATAAAACCTGTACcattccgaaaaaaaaaaaaaaaacatgaacaattattatcatattgttaataataaaataaatgttcacctaaaaaaataataaaataaatcaataataatttttcttcTTGGCTCACATTCTCCATCAGCAGCAGTTAGTTGTTATaatcaaagtaattaaaaaataaatcaaaacacaaaaagaaaattaggcaaataatgcatgcatacatactAATCTATGCTTATATGATTTTATCAACTTCATATTCTTAAAATTatgtatgtatattttatttatctttgctgGCTTTATCATGCCTTTAATCCATTcattaacattttaaaatcaaatcaagtGCAAAAAAtgggtttattttatttcatcaAGAATACGAAGTTTTAAGACATTCTCATCTGTCTATTTGCTTTGAAGTGAAAGGTAATAAGGTTAAAAGTTTTTGCAACCAAAGTTAAATATTTGAAGCATAAAcagtcaaataataataattaacttaaaaaaataacaattaaaacaTAGCACACACTAAATAAAGTGTCGAAAACACTGTCAGTGCCTCCAGAAAAGGCACAACCCCATGTTTAattgtttaataataataataatgattattgGATGTTTGTATTACAAAAATTTGTGGTGgagataaaaaatattgttttaatTTATGATATTTCTATTTATTAACGTTTTTGAATGTCAATTTTTTGACCATACATGTTTTCAAAGTATCAAAAATGTCatgtattttttactttttattcttagtattttttttaatcagaattttattgtgatttgtattttttttttcagaaatgtgatttatattttaaaagttgAAGCACTCCagccaaaatttataaaataaagcctaataaacaaagaaaattcaaTCTAGCTTTGCGAAAGACGAGACACTGTTTCTATAAGGCCTCCATCCATGAATCCAACTCTCAACAACGAGCCAGCTTTAAGTAACAGTAGCTCAAAACCTCAAACCTAACCTCCTTCCAAGCGGCTTTGGCAAACAAGGAACTTTAAACTCCTATACACTGCACAATGGCTGAACCAGTTGCACGCTCAACGTGAGCCTATTTACCTTCTTATCTAGCGCAACAGACATCCCTTAACTGCAAccgttcaaattttttaaattatatctctaCGCCTataatttttggaacaaaatgtTCCGTGTCCATACAACAGAACACGTGAACATCTTTCCTATACTATATTAGCCAaacttcttcttctgcttctttttttaatcatagtgtataataatataaattaaattatcaactaatttatttttatttatgtttttataaaATAGTATAGTTTAGCCGGACAAAATACAGTATTCACAGTTCTCATCATGCTTCCAAGCATTGTTGTCATCTCCTTTTATCATGCTTTTAGGTAGAGATGTTGTCTTCATCACTGTTgctatttgttttcaattttttttttattttcataattttaaaaaaaatttaaaaatgtttttcagaattgataataaaaataatcaagcAAACCAGTTTACaacactattttttattttattttttatgaaaataacaacagaaaataataaattaaaccaaATTTTTGTTCGGTTAAGCAAATCAATCCAACCCAAATTCTTCTGCTCGAAGTAAATACGTTTAGTTAAAcggattttcatgattatttaaaaaatctataaaaatccataatttaaaaaaaaaatctgtaaCTAGCCACTTTTAGTTAAAATGTTAGTATCTTGTTGGGAAAGAATGTCTGacgaaaaatttttttatatgttgaatcgatttttttattaatattgatttattaccaaaattatttaaaagaacgAACGAGAGAAGTAACAtactaaaaaagatatatattaaaatattattagaatCGTTAATAGTTGGGAGTTAAGTTAGTAATGACTAATAATTAATAGATGGATATTTATGAAGTTAGTTGGTAATATCTCTATCAATAGGATAACTTTTGTATCATGTAACAACAACTTTAATACAACAACTTTACATCTAATAttatcttcttatttctcttctcctAGAAATTTAACATACTCTCAAAATTATAGTATCTTTCTTGAAGAGAATAagacattaatttttttgtaaaaaatcaccatactttttttttactcaaatattttttatccataatttttctttgtttttgttactGATTTGATACTTTCTCTCC contains:
- the LOC112771597 gene encoding sister chromatid cohesion protein PDS5 homolog C; this translates as MSRKTTVALCFVITKRMASTNETENLGESDTVKNLKHVERKLLRCNVPVDELPEVLDNLDLVLSTVNQLPSEPIQEALVPSMKALISDELLRHTDEDVKISVTSCIAEITRITAPDTPYDDEQMKIEVSKMHLESGDIGTPNGALEEAKALNLRMKRSWNLSSKDMLFRANKIDLKSLDDELEKHLTRVLSRHIDAKRPK